In Apium graveolens cultivar Ventura chromosome 10, ASM990537v1, whole genome shotgun sequence, the following are encoded in one genomic region:
- the LOC141690666 gene encoding uncharacterized protein LOC141690666, translating to MKNWFLTKFQAAVRYAPSVTTLANVRQRENESLTSYFKRFNAESTSVRGASDEALKSFLIAGLRVGSDFWKHLQGKDPATLADVFALAESFKAIEQSLAKVQPTLQSSQRNKGRKRDRSPSPRYRRDSRSADRVNTASTRKGWSPPSNYDYRTSRYTPLVASINHIYEVNRNKGLFRKPEALSSWQSKDKKKYCEYHESSGHNTHECRYLKDEIEALIKERYLGEWVVKEVRKHKDDRTREEER from the coding sequence ATGAAGAATTGGTTCTTAACTAAGTTCCAAGCAGCGGTGAGATACGCCCCCTCTGTCACAACTCTTGCCAATGTTAGGCAAAGGGAAAATGAAAGCTTGACATCGTACTTCAAAAGGTTCAACGCCGAATCTACTAGTGTGAGGGGGGCATCAGACGAAGCTTTAAAAAGCTTCCTGATCGCAGGATTAAGGGTTGGATCAGATTTTTGGAAGCACTTGCAAGGGAAAGATCCGGCCACTCTAGCGGATGTCTTCGCTTTGGCAGAATCTTTTAAAGCCATTGAACAATCTTTGGCAAAAGTACAACCAACCTTACAGTCAAGTCAGAGAAATAAAGGAAGGAAGAGGGATAGGTCTCCAAGCCCAAGATACCGAAGGGATAGTCGAAGCGCAGACCGGGTAAATACAGCAAGCACAAGGAAGGGATGGAGCCCTCCCTCAAACTATGACTACAGGACGAGCCGGTACACGCCTTTGGTTGCATCTATCAATCATATCTACGAGGTAAACAGAAATAAAGGGCTATTTAGAAAACCTGAAGCCTTATCATCATGGCAAAGCAAAGACAAGAAAAAATATTGTGAATACCATGAATCATCTGGACATAACACGCATGAGTGCCGATATTTAAAAGACGAAATCGAAGCGCTTATCAAGGAAAGATACCTCGGAGAATGGGTAGTCAAGGAAGTAAGGAAGCACAAGGATGATAGAACAAGGGAAGAGGAAAGATGA
- the LOC141690667 gene encoding uncharacterized protein LOC141690667, translating into MLKWAIELGQFDLEYCPRTAIKGQALADFVLEFDEEIDDKAIVPAEPTPQESHPDEKKQELPHPWWTLHVDGALNNSGSGAGILLITPEGHRMISAIHFKFYATNNDVEYEALINGLKLALEVRAVNLIVQSDSELVVNQVNGGFQARGPRTELYMRCTKRLLGKFSSARLESVPREENSNADALAKMGSQMDSIQLGQIPLGIQEVPSIPEVEVFQTQEIPKENWMTPIHNYIQSGAVPEDKLQARRLWYQAAKYIEYDGVLYKRGFNQPLLRGVKYAVVAVDYFTKWAEAMPLATITAKKIRDFVFNSIVCRFGIPYKLISDNGKQFDSKELRKLCEDLKIKKDFAAVYHPRSNGQTEAINKIIKHTLKAKLEEKKGDWPEEMPMVLWSYNTTPRTTTGETPFLLTYGYEAMVPVEVGAGSLRRDVFVEENAEVNQRLHLDLLDEARANAQLKLAAYQQRVARYFNKKVKPIPFKVGDLVLRKVMPNTKIAQHGVLGANWEGPYKVKAILWKGTYRLEDLDGKLIPRAWNAEHLRKYYQ; encoded by the exons ATGTTAAAATGGGCCATAGAGCTAGGGCAATTCGATTTAGAATATTGTCCACGCACGGCAATCAAAGGACAAGCACTGGCCGATTTCGTACTTgagtttgatgaagaaattgaTGATAAGGCCATAGTGCCGGCAGAACCAACCCCGCAAGAAAGTCATCCAGACGAAAAGAAGCAGGAACTCCCCCACCCGTGGTGGACATTACATGTGGACGGGGCCCTAAACAACAGCGGGTCCGGAGCCGGGATACTCTTGATCACTCCGGAGGGGCACCGCATGATAAGTGCTAtccatttcaagttttatgctACCAACAATGATGTTGAGTATGAAGCCTTGATTAACGGTCTAAAGTTAGCTCTGGAGGTAAGGGCCGTGAATTTGATAGTTCAAAGTGATTCCGAATTAGTTGTCAATCAAGTCAACGGAGGATTCCAAGCCCGAGGACCGCGGACAGAGCTGTATATGAGATGTACAAAACGCCTACTGGGAAAATTTTCAAGTGCCAGACTGGAAAGCGTTCCGCGAGAAGAGAATAGTAATGCGGACGCTTTGGCCAAGATGGGTTCACAGATGGACAGCATCCAACTTGGACAAATCCCCTTGGGAATCCAGGAAGTTCCAAGTATCCCAGAGGTGGAGGTGTTTCAAACGCAAGAAATCCCAAAAGAAAACTGGATGACCCCCATCCATAACTATATTCAGTCAGGGGCTGTACCGGAGGATAAACTACAGGCTCGACGTCTTTGGTACCAAGCTGCAAAGTATATCGAGTATGACGGGGTACTATACAAGAGAGGATTTAACCAGCCACTGTTAC GGGGTGTGAAATACGCCGTGGTAGCTGTGGACTACTTCACCAAATGGGCAGAAGCCATGCCACTAGCCACGATCACGGCAAAGAAGATAAGAGATTTTGTGTTCAACTCCATAGTATGCAGGTTTGGTATCCCTTACAAGCTCATTTCAGACAATGGAAAACAATTTGATAGTAAGGAGTTAAGGAAGCTCTGCGAAGACTTAAAGATTAAAAAAGACTTCGCCGCGGTTTATCATCCACGGAGTAATGGTCAGACAGAAgccataaacaaaatcataaaacatACCTTGAAGGCAAAGTTAGAAGAAAAGAAAGGGGATTGGCCAGAAGAAATGCCTATGGTCCTTTGGTCTTACAACACGACACCTAGGACGACCACAGGTGAAACCCCTTTTCTGCTGACCTACGGGTATGAGGCCATGGTTCCCGTGGAGGTAGGAGCAGGATCTCTACGGAGAGATGTATTCGTCGAGGAGAATGCAGAAGTTAACCAGAGGCTCCACTTGGATCTGTTAGATGAAGCCCGGGCAAATGCTCAATTGAAGCTCGCTGCATACCAACAGAGGGTCGCAAGGTATTTCAATAAAAAAGTAAAACCCATACCGTTCAAGGTTGGAGACCTCGTGTTGCGAAAGGTTATGCCTAACACTAAGATAGCTCAGCACGGGgtgcttggagctaattgggaaggaccgtacaaaGTCAAAGCTATACTTTGGAAAGGGACCTATCGCTTAGAAGATCTAGATGGTAAACTTATTCCTCGAGCATGGAATGCAGAACATTTGCGgaagtattatcagtag